The Oryza glaberrima chromosome 5, OglaRS2, whole genome shotgun sequence DNA segment ctgctgctgctggttcaTCGTCATTCGCACCCGAGCGGCGAGGGCTTCGTCGAAGccaaggagcggcggcggcggcgcgccgaactggtaggcgccggcggcgccgggcatGACACCGCGCGCGCTCACATGCATGAGCCCCTGCTGCCTGTGCATGTGGTAGCTCACGGGGCTCGGGTGCGTGTGCTGCCCTTCGTACGTGGTGATCACCATGGACGGGTCCTGCTCCGACCTCTCCACCCGCTTCTTCACCCCGCACCGCGGCGCCGTGCACCGGTAGTAGCTCCTGCATTCGTTGGAACAGAGAAGAGTCAAGTGACGACACAGAAGAAGATGCAGGTATTAGGTGGAGAACTGTCCATCATAGATATATACTTCTAACATATGGATCCATCGAGatattctgagaaaaaaaaactcagaccAATGCCAATGTGTGCTTAGCTTGTTGCTAATGCTGTGGTAGCTGCTTCTGTCAAATATATGCATGCCAATTATGATGGAGAATAATGCATATGCAAGTGAAAATTTGGCTAGCTGACCTTGGGTAGGAGCTGTTCTTGACGGTTTTCTGGCCGTACTTGCGCCACCGGTAGCCGTCCTCGAGGTGGTCGACCTCGCTCTTGGTCATGAACGCCACACGTGGCTCACGCTCCTTCTTCGCCCCTTTTTTATTCTTCATTTTGTTCGTCCTGCACGcaccagatcgatcgatcgagatcgacATATGCTGTCTCAGTTGAGATATTGGCCTCTTGCGCATATATATCAGCCGGTGCATGATTGCTACTGTCTCGTGAATCATTTGTTAATCATCGATCGCTAGTCTCGTCAGTTAATCattaattcatatatatattgttaattaTTGTGAAAAGATCGGTTTCAACAAATTATTGTGAAAAGAAGGGAGGGAACAAACCCTAAATTCCGACGTTAACACTTCACACGCGGTATATACACACACGGAATCTTCGTATTCAGACCCGTaaagttaattaatttgtacCGATCGATGAATTAAAAACTAGGTAGGTAGATGCATGTACACACCGAagccaaattaattaattcatccAAGATCTATCTAGCCATGCACGTGTGATAAATCGATCAGACATAAATTCAGCATGGATCTAGCTACAAAACAAGATCAAATTAATACTGAACTTACTTGCAACTCTGAACGGCCGATCCCTCATCgtcaatctcctcctcctcgtcgtcctccggcCGACGACCTTTCTTGCACCGGCGCAGATCGTCCCCTCCAGCCGCCTCGCTGGACGACGACAGCACCGACGAGTTCGgcgtggccggcgccgccgccacgccgccggcctgACTGGGATGATCCACCACCGTTTCGTGCTTCACGGCAGCATCGCCGCCCAACGGGGACGACGCGTACACGGGGTCCTGCAGGAAGCCTTGCAGATAATCCGTGATGCTGGAGTAGGGCGTGATGAGCCCAACACCATCATCGtctccagcgccggcgccggcgccggctcctcctccggACGCCGCCGATCTGCCAAAGAAGAAGCTGGccaccacgtcgtcgtcgtggtcgaaGGGGAGGaaaccggcggcggcaggatgATCCTCGTAGAGGCCAtgacctcctcctccaggtCCAGACATGGAGTACTGTGAAGCTGGGGAAGAGGCGTTGAACGGAGCAAGCAAGAAGGGCTAGCTTGACTCTTGGGAGGAAATGAAATGAGAGGAGTTTTGCAAAGGCGAAAATTCTGACTGGCCTTTAATTTGGAGTAAACTAGAAATGAGATtggtgcgcgtgcgttgtgtgTTAAAATACTTCTGCCACCACTATACAGTTGATGTTTATATGCTTGTCTTATTCCGTGCTTATTTCTTAATTAACCTGATCGATCGATTTAATCATTTTTTGCTTaagattttgttttgttttctttccagGAGAGCTAGGCTGCTCAagaaattttcacattattttttttatatatgtactccctccgtttcaagttacaTGAACATTTTGACTTTTGgcaaagttaaactattttaagtttgactaagtttatagataaatatagtaatatttataatactaaattagtttcatcaaatcgataattgaatatattttcataataaatttgttttggttgaaaatgttactatttttttctataaacttagttaaatatAAAGCAGTTTgtctttgaccaaagttaaaacgtttTATAATCTGGAACATAAGGAGTACTATCTTAGCTAACGTGTATACCTGTGCACCACGCACGTACGTCTGCAGCTAtgctctatttatagcctttttgttatttttgtcatGTGAAATGTTAATGCTTTTGGGCAGGACACTAGTACACTagaggtgtgtttagttggggaaaagaaaattttagagtgttacatcgaacgtttgaccggatgtcgggaggggttttcggacacgaatgaaaaaactaattttagaaCTCGcgtggaaaccgcgagacgaatcttttgagactaattaagccgtcattagcacatgtgggttactgtagcacttatggctaatcacggactaattagacttaaaagattcgtctcgcgatttcccccataactgtacaattagtttttctttttatctatatttaatgctttatgcatgtgtaTAAAGATTCGATATgttgtttttgagaaaaaattttggggaactaaacgggccagGTTCAGTTACACGTGGAGTCGTGGATTGAGCTGGTGGTACATCTCTTGTCTGCTGCCAAACTCGGTCCTTTTGTGAATTAGGACAGGTAATCAACTAATCAAGTGTACCTGCAAATGTAACAGATTGAGCTTTCAATGATTAAATAATGTGAACCAACCTGACAAGTGACAACGTGCAAATTGTAAAAATGTAATGTTAACCTAATGTTGACCACTGCTAAGCTCAGTTGGGAGTAGTCAAGAGCCTGTACATAGCACAACGAGTCAAAGGTACGTACAATATTGACATGTAGTATATATTGTCGTTACTAGCATATGCCCGGTTGTATGCAAGCTTGCTACTAGCTTGAATAAATTTATGTTCTTCCTCTATCATAAAATATAAcactattgatttttttagcaCGATGTTCGAtaattcgtcttattcaaaaatatagtataaatatgtaaaagtataaacTAAGATTGTAATTTCTTTGACGAcaaaacaagtcacaacaaaataagcattatttatatatatttttaataaaatgtatGGTTAAACATTATGCTAAAAATCAACAGTATcatacattttgggacggaggaggTGGTATCTTTCTTAATTCCTTTGGGAAAATCTAAAATCAAAATACTATTGTATGCAATATGTGATACGTGCACGTGAGTTGTAAAATATCATCGTTCATGTGGAATGACATATGAGAccaggacccacatgtcaatgacacGTACGATGGTTTTTTCAGCTCCGTGAATTTTTCAATGGTGTTAGGCAAATTGTCCCATCTCTTTTTCAACCATGCacgcattattgacaaaaatTAATATGAAATGTTTTCTccatattttctataaattaaatataatttcATTGCTATATAGGATCATTGCAAGATCAGAATTCACTACTCGACAATTGAAGTATCAGGGAATAAGTTATGAACACCGATCCAAATTACAGAGGATTCTATATTGGGGGCTGTTCTTACGTGGAAAGATGGCCGACCTAGTCCTAGTCCAATAAGAAGTAAGAAGCTTTGTTTAACTAAGGTGACCAaaagtaaaatttattttaaatataataagACACTATTGACTTTATTTGGTCCGACTTTTAATAGTCTttagaatatttatttttaaaacatagaAACTATTGTCATTTGTAAGCACTTTCACAATATTATCTTCGTTTTTTAATAGGTGATGCCGTTAACTTTTAGATaaatatttaaccattcatcttattaaaaaaataattatcattattttgttgtgagttattTTTTCACCAAAAGCACATCATTATTTATATCTTACGTATTTGCAcagaaattttgaataaaacgaatggccAAACGTATGTCTAAAAGTTACGTATGTATTAGTAGAAAAATACTACCCttgttaaaaaatatgaattttgcTCATGTATTTTGAGACCAAATTATCCCTGATATTTTGGGATGATGGGGATATTACTGACCATGCACACGAAGAACTAAATGAAGTAACAGTGACATATACTCTCTACGAGTCCCATCAATTGCCATAAAAAGAAtaaacaatgccaaaatttacattttaaacctaattttgaaattgattttaagatatttttcaaAGCAGTTTCTTTTTACACTGGTTGTCTAAGTCACTAAGAAcatatgtataaaagttttatacaCATTAATTTTTGATCGCTAATAAGTTATTACGGCTTGTTGTGGTCAACCAATAAGGCCCTACATTTTAAAAATGGAGTAGTTCTTCTTCCATTCCCTCATCAATCTTAGTGTGCGTAACATGCCCATGTATATATGCTCCACATCCGTAACCACCGGATCTAATATTTTATacttaactactccctccatttaatagtcatatttcattttGGCATAcaaaccaaggataagtaaatatacttatcatctatttaaacatgctaccaattattccttgtaaacaagcaattcatcaatatttacatttctcgatgcccatgtagccaatcatgtgtggaagaatgaagaattacgcattaaatccgagaagtTCATTAAGAGAATAGATTGTTGGGTTGATAtatacctatcaaaaataattttttttcagatttaaaaatatgcctatcaaaaatagatggagggagtattatcgtAGCATATTAATACTTATATGAGTTTGACATGGTACAACGTACAACAGGTCACTggtatttattttcttttgaaacacaAACATATACCATCCATTGTTCGTTGTCGTTGGCACCGTTGATACATCCATCAAGCTACCGTCAGCGGTGGTCAAACCTTTATGGAGTATTGTACACTTTGTACATGTACATCCAACATTCCAATACACACTCATAACCTTTCTGGGGTAGATTTCTCTATCGGTATGGGAATCCGGCCGCAATATCTACACGACTACACGCGCAGCCAACAGTCTACCTCGTGCGCCCACAGGTCAATGTCTTTAGCTAGCCTGACGTCTGATGGCCCACCTGTCGGCAGGCTACGCccgtgggcccacctgtcggcgactcTAGTAGGTGGGTCCGGGTGGTATCAGCGACACGTGCCGCGACACACGGTGGCCGGGCGGCGTGTGGGCCCGTGGGATGATGGGATCGATCCTAGGATTTTCGCACGCGCGCGGTGGCGGTGTGAACGCCCCCAGCCGCTTTTGGGCGCCGCGACCgcgcgagacggcggcgagTGGACGTTCGATCGCAACGGGAACGAGGCAGATGCAGCGTTCCGATGCATCGTATCCTCTCCTTGGCTAGCCTGggaattttggggatttttgtgtGCGTTGGCGGTGGACAGATGGATGTACGTGATGCGCGTGCGcaccagcgtcgtcgtcgtcgtttgTGGCGAGGGGAGAGGGGCAGAGTACGTTTTAGGTTCTGTTTGAATCAtatcctaaaatttttcaccataccacatcaaacttttaaacacctacataaaatattaaataaatataaatatatatatataggaaaatggttctataataactaattgcacagattacgaTTAATTTGccagacaaatcttttaagcctaattgttccataatataataattttgtgctacagtaaacatttggtaataacggattaattaggcttaataaattcatcttgcggtttactgatggattctataattagttttttttttaaagtgcCCGAACACTTAATACggcaccctatataatatccaatgtgatacgccaaaactttacgcccctatatctaaacacccccttagagtaggtacaatagtagactattagttagctataaacatattttaatgagataaacgattagagagaagagcagcgggctacagatctataacTAGTTTCAGCATAGACTTCAAGatgcaatatgtgtatgacaggtgggaccatatattaatagtatagcaagcccatattatataaattgactattaaattggctataaataaattagagttagtagtgtgttatactattaaacttgctcttagtataTGCGCTTGGTAGtgcacggccggccggccggccggcgataTATGCCAAATCCGCTATCTGCATGAGATCCTTGAATTGTGCGTGTGTCAAGTCATTAACAGTTTCTCCCTTGTTAATTGGTACTCCCACATGTTTTAATTTTGCTGTAGCCGGATTGGGACGCATACATGGGACAAACGGATAAGGGGTTGGATTCCTGTTGAAACAACACTTTATTCCTCAGCATTTGATTCGACTGTCATCTCTCGTGTTACTTAATAAGTTAATTTGGACGATTATATATGTGATTGAAAGTGAATAAAGCAAAAAGAGAATCTCCTTTCATTCTGCTCAAAGATTTAGTGCTTGTTTTtagtttagggtgtgtttagttcacgtcaaatttaggagtttggttgaaattggaacgatgtgacggaaaagttaaaagtttgtgtgtgtaggaaagttttaatgcgatagaaaagttgaaagtttgaagaaaacgTTGGTAACTAAACTGACCTTACTTCGCAAGTTGATTGTCACAGGCTTTTTTCTTTCAGCTAATGCACTGAATTTTTTGACGGACTATTAGCTCAACACCTCTAACAAGGAGAGCTCAAATAGGAATACAAATTcgaaacaactaaaattgaaaataaaaaaggaatattaaaaCAATAGTCCATATAAAACACAATACAAAGATTaattaaaagttaaaataaaaaaataattaaattctgaaattagtgGCCgcgtttgacgagacttctaaaattataaaaacaaaatccaACAAGATAATAAAACTCTAAAAACtttaaggtccaatttttaaaggtccAAAGATAATGAATAAAAAACAATGATAGATTAAGTAAACAAATAAAGAAGAGATGGCAAAGAAGTAGGGGTAGTGATGgaccctccgtcccataatataagaggtTTTGGGTGGATGTGGCACATCCCAGTAAATTTGGAAAGACGTTTGTCAAGCTTCATCCACCTAAAATCTCTTACATTATGGGATAGATAGAGTACAAAATCAGAAACACAGGGATGAATGTTGTAAACTTGAGACGACAATTATGTATCTATTTGCCAACTTCGGGTGGAGGTTCTCTAATAGAATTCAGTAGTTAGGGGATCTTTTTCTTCTGTTGGTGTCTATTAGTTTGTGTTTGCTTAGCTTTGTTTCTACTATCGTAAACTTTTTGTGTGAGTTTTCTTCTGTGCGAGttctgtaataattggttgtaactcTTTGAGTAAAGGCCGAAATGTTacattctattattaaaaaagaattatagtgatgataaggtttggtctttaaAAGTTTCAAGACAACgtgatagctatttaataaatttaagtaaaattatattaaaaatagataattttgtatagTGATAGCTGCGTAATTACGCCGGCCATCCAACCGGTTCATTCAGTGAATAATGTGTATCCAAAACATACACGTGGATAATTCCACAGGCACGATGGTTGAAGTCTGAAGAGGTTGGCGCACTACGCTCCACATAAACGGAAAAGTCCAAATAGTGGTGCATTGAGGAGAGAAGCCCATGTAGTAGAGCCCACCCCTAACCAATATCAGCCCAACAGGTCAATTAGCCGATGACTGGAGGCTGGGCCGCGCGACCCGTGAGCCCAATAAACtttattctctctctcgcgtcACCCGGCACCCCCGCACCCAGTCCCAAGAGCGGCAAAAACCGAGACGGGTCACGGGTCTCCCTTCCTACCTACTACTCCTAATCCGCCATTCCATTCGCGCGGCTAATCCCCCACCCTCCCAGGCGGCCAGGCCCCATCtcatttcctttcctttctttcccctctcctcctcctccccgcagAATACTACCAGATCTGCTTCGCCGCTCTCCCGGCCTTGGAGCTTCTTGGGCCGAGCCCTACCAAGTCCGgatctgccaccaccaccaccatctctccccctcctcctcctcgtgtaAGCTCCTCCCAGCCTGctcctgctctctctctcttctgttcCTGCCTCGCGAGGTCCCGTGTCGGGGGTTTGAATTTCGTTTCCAGATCTGCGCGTGCTTGGAGTTCAGTTCGGGCGGATTTGAATTTCCGGGCTTTTCGTGCGGTTTTTTTTAATCGGGATTTGGGAGGGAAGGGGGGGTTTGCGCGGGGTTTGGATTGGGCCAAAAGGTCCGTGCGAAATTTGTTTCGTAATTTTCGAGGAGatttttctctcttcccccGTGGGTGGTGTGGTAGTATTACCCAGGCCCAATTTGTTACCGATTTCAGAATCCCTCTTTCCCCGTGGGTGGTGGTGTGCTGGCTACGTTGTTGGGTTAGGGATTCTTTTCGGGGGGAAGCGCGGCCTGCCTGGAAATCGTTGGAGCTCGCTGAGATCTCGAGTTGTTTGGCATGAATTTCGCCGTGGGGCTGGATCCGCTGGGAGATCCGGAGAGGGCGACTTGATTCGTTCGTTTTGGAGGAGATATGTGATGTTAGACTTGCTGCGCTTAGATAATTGAATCTGAATGTGTGCTTGTGTGGTCGTGCAGAGAAATTTATCTTTCTTTGTCCAAAGAAAGCTGTACCACTAGCTACCTTCTTAGCCTCTTCAGCTAGGTTCTTGCTACTTTGTACTAGCTTCTTAGCATCTTAAGTTAGGTTCCTGCCGCTGTTTAGCTAACTAGGTGAGCTTGATTTTCAAGTCCTGTATAAGTGTCCCGCCAACTCAAGCAATACATAGTTTTCTCCCTTCTCACCGATTATTTTGATTATTTTGAGTTGGTGCCCACGAGGAACAAGAATGAGTTGACTTGCATTGCATGAGAATAATTAGCAAGATCTGAATTATGCACTCCTAGGTTGACTTGCATTGCATGAGGATAATAAGCAAGATCTTAGTTATAGGGAGTAAAGTTAGCAACTAAGTTTGCACGAGTCATTCTGGTCCAATTAGCTTTGCATGCGATCCCTTCTTTTCTTGAAATTTGTCAGCGAAACAAACGTAGCACATGGTTCTGCTAATGAAGTTTGCACTTTCGGtggcaaataaaatttaatttaaattgtGTACTTTAAGCATTTTTACTTAGGAGTGAGAAGAGATGGTTACCCATTCTAAGTT contains these protein-coding regions:
- the LOC127774310 gene encoding WRKY transcription factor 23-like, with product MSGPGGGGHGLYEDHPAAAGFLPFDHDDDVVASFFFGRSAASGGGAGAGAGAGDDDGVGLITPYSSITDYLQGFLQDPVYASSPLGGDAAVKHETVVDHPSQAGGVAAAPATPNSSVLSSSSEAAGGDDLRRCKKGRRPEDDEEEEIDDEGSAVQSCKTNKMKNKKGAKKEREPRVAFMTKSEVDHLEDGYRWRKYGQKTVKNSSYPRSYYRCTAPRCGVKKRVERSEQDPSMVITTYEGQHTHPSPVSYHMHRQQGLMHVSARGVMPGAAGAYQFGAPPPPLLGFDEALAARVRMTMNQQQQQQLGFVPSIHAAAARPTMPPLHLYTSQQDLLPSVTGSHHGYGY